The following coding sequences are from one Triticum aestivum cultivar Chinese Spring chromosome 5A, IWGSC CS RefSeq v2.1, whole genome shotgun sequence window:
- the LOC123103524 gene encoding delta(8)-fatty-acid desaturase 2 codes for MARTGLADATAPEADAMPAASKDAADVRMISTKELQAHAAADDLWISISGDVYDVTPWLRHHPGGEVPLITLAGQDATDAFMAYHPPSVRPLLRRFFVGRLSDYTVPPASADFRRLLAQLSSAGLFERVGHTPKFLLVAMSVLFCIALYCVLACSSTGAHMFAGGLIGFIWIQSGWIGHDSGHHQITKHPALNRLLQVVSGNCLTGLGIAWWKFNHNTHHISCNSLDHDPDLQHLPLFAVSTKLFNNLWSVCYERTLAFDAISKFFVSYQHWTFYPVMGFARINLLVQSIVFLITQKKVRQRWLEIAGVAAFWVWYPLLVSCLPNWWERVAFVLASFVITGIQHVQFCLNHFSSAVYVGPPKGNDWFERQTAGTLDIKCSPWMDWFHGGLQFQVEHHLFPRLPRCHYRMVAPIVRDLCKKHGLSYGAATFWEANVMTWKTLRAAALQAREATTGAVPKNLVWEALNTHG; via the coding sequence ATGGCCCGCACGGGCCTCGCGGACGCAACGGCGCCGGAAGCCGACGCAATGCCGGCCGCCAGCAAGGACGCGGCCGACGTCCGCATGATCTCCACCAAGGAGCTGCAGGCGCACGCCGCCGCGGACGACCTCTGGATCTCCATCTCCGGGGACGTCTACGACGTCACGCCCTGGCTGCGCCACCACCCGGGCGGCGAGGTCCCGCTCATCACCCTCGCCGGCCAGGACGCCACCGACGCCTTCATGGCCTACCACCCGCCCTCCGtgcgcccgctcctccgccgcttCTTCGTCGGCCGCCTCTCCGACTACACCGTCCCCCCCGCCTCCGCCGACTTCCGCCGCCTCCTCGCGCAGCTCTCCTCCGCGGGCCTCTTCGAGCGCGTCGGCCACACCCCCAAGTTCCTGCTCGTCGCAATGTCGGTGCTCTTCTGCATCGCCCTCTACTGCGTCCTCGCCTGCTCCAGCACCGGGGCCCACATGTTCGCCGGCGGCCTCATTGGCTTCATCTGGATCCAGTCGGGCTGGATTGGCCATGACTCCGGCCACCACCAGATCACCAAGCACCCTGCGCTCAACCGCCTCCTGCAGGTGGTATCTGGGAACTGCCTCACCGGCCTCGGCATCGCCTGGTGGAAGTTCAACCACAACACACACCACATCTCCTGCAACAGCCTCGACCATGACCCTGACCTCCAGCACTTGCCGCTCTTCGCGGTTTCCACCAAGCTCTTCAACAACCTTTGGTCAGTCTGCTACGAGCGCACCTTGGCGTTTGATGCCATATCCAAGTTCTTCGTCAGCTACCAGCACTGGACATTCTACCCGGTGATGGGATTTGCAAGGATAAATCTTCTAGTGCAGTCAATCGTGTTCCTGATCACGCAAAAGAAGGTGCGGCAGCGTTGGCTGGAGATCGCCGGAGTTGCCGCGTTCTGGGTTTGGTACCCCTTGTTGGTCTCTTGCCTGCCGAATTGGTGGGAGAGGGTTGCTTTTGTGCTTGCAAGCTTTGTGATCACGGGGATTCAGCATGTGCAGTTCTGCCTGAACCACTTCTCATCCGCCGTGTATGTTGGGCCACCAAAGGGGAACGACTGGTTTGAGAGGCAAACCGCGGGCACACTTGATATCAAGTGCTCCCCGTGGATGGATTGGTTCCATGGTGGTCTTCAGTTCCAGGTTGAACACCATTTGTTTCCTCGCCTGCCTCGGTGCCACTACAGGATGGTCGCGCCGATTGTGCGCGACCTTTGCAAGAAGCATGGGCTGTCTTATGGTGCTGCCACATTCTGGGAGGCCAATGTAATGACATGGAAGACGCTAAGGGCTGCAGCATTGCAGGCCAGGGAAGCCACCACTGGAGCTGTTCCGAAGAATCTGGTCTGGGAAGCTTTGAACACTCATGGATGA